One Candidatus Hydrogenedentota bacterium DNA segment encodes these proteins:
- a CDS encoding photosystem P840 reaction-center cytochrome c-551: protein MRARTVCVFIWVMVVLLGAGCNPEGGKQRPERPAPPSAPGHDSAAVPQPADQPPPEAPASEEPAVDMAVAEALFVSACTTCHKTDKVESYPKEELKAQPWAAVVKRMVEEKGAKVSPEDHKTIVAYLEAKYGK from the coding sequence ATGCGCGCGCGAACAGTGTGTGTATTCATCTGGGTAATGGTTGTGCTCTTGGGGGCAGGCTGCAACCCCGAGGGGGGGAAGCAGCGGCCCGAGCGCCCAGCGCCGCCCTCGGCGCCCGGGCACGACTCCGCCGCGGTCCCGCAACCCGCTGACCAGCCGCCTCCCGAGGCGCCTGCTTCGGAGGAACCCGCTGTGGACATGGCTGTCGCGGAGGCGCTTTTCGTAAGCGCCTGCACGACTTGCCACAAGACCGACAAGGTTGAGAGCTACCCGAAGGAGGAACTCAAGGCGCAGCCGTGGGCCGCGGTGGTCAAGCGGATGGTTGAAGAGAAGGGGGCGAAGGTTTCGCCCGAGGACCACAAGACCATCGTTGCTTATCTGGAGGCGAAGTACGGAAAATGA
- a CDS encoding transglycosylase SLT domain-containing protein, with protein MMVFFSTCQALALVLSAAAGALPGEEAYLEARHFERLAKYGEALTAHQECLKAGGALAPYALMGVARCRSRGGERAEAIEDYQALLEAYPRGPWVGMALAEMAESLRLERRFEEASNAYVRILAQPMPPSWQDRYRWLGVQCFAELPAARDKAFPFCRTLCAEAVSSRTRLDAAKVLAESPELADRFEAAYAMVKSGAYTDASKLLPQPNGGEAGDAGWAYLRGRVLIGLKEAKQGRALLDTLARTQPDTQWARLSLMHLARSLLAGGDREAANTVLETLLTAYPDSEEAAEALWRFAEASRSREEEAARYYSWLADRFPKDARADDALLLAGKLYSDIGRNAEAIASYGRLLEGYPGSRFAADAAYLRGDLRERARDKKGAAADYELAAQGDLGNFYVHRALERLHEMGHDNPVKAGPSLRVCGRDSFVRPFAHDDKTAPGKPGSEDAGLARIMFFGSHGLEEGEWEAVVLASADPEPPEAVYETVAAAGMPGIAFWLIGLRKSEAERDLYAPRWRRVQFPCAYWEDVNALAVETGLDPFLILAVGRQESFFRANAVSGAGATGVMQLMPGTAQWLETVEPAVSRDHAEHLMYPANSLRLGAYYLVRMLERSNGNVMYALASYNAGPGNVSKWLKQHPNTPPEVFLEVIPFVETRHFVKRVLGNYGAYHSLYSAGNNAELPK; from the coding sequence ATGATGGTGTTTTTTTCGACGTGTCAGGCCCTTGCGCTCGTGTTGAGCGCGGCCGCAGGGGCATTGCCGGGTGAAGAGGCCTATCTCGAGGCCCGTCATTTTGAACGCCTGGCCAAATACGGCGAGGCGCTGACGGCGCACCAGGAGTGCCTCAAGGCGGGAGGTGCGCTGGCGCCTTATGCGCTGATGGGCGTTGCGCGCTGTAGGTCGCGCGGCGGCGAGCGCGCCGAGGCAATCGAGGACTACCAGGCGTTGCTCGAGGCGTATCCGCGGGGCCCGTGGGTGGGCATGGCTCTGGCCGAGATGGCGGAATCCCTGCGTCTCGAAAGACGTTTCGAAGAAGCCTCCAACGCGTATGTTCGGATTCTTGCCCAGCCCATGCCGCCGTCGTGGCAGGACCGCTACCGCTGGCTGGGGGTCCAGTGCTTCGCCGAACTTCCCGCGGCCAGGGACAAGGCGTTTCCGTTCTGCCGGACCTTGTGCGCGGAGGCCGTTTCTTCGCGGACGCGGCTCGACGCGGCGAAGGTGTTGGCGGAATCGCCGGAGCTGGCGGACCGGTTCGAGGCGGCATACGCCATGGTGAAATCGGGCGCATACACGGACGCCTCGAAGCTGCTTCCTCAACCGAATGGGGGGGAGGCCGGCGATGCGGGCTGGGCCTATCTCCGGGGGCGCGTCCTCATCGGGCTTAAGGAGGCCAAGCAGGGCCGGGCGCTCCTCGATACTCTCGCGCGGACGCAGCCGGACACCCAATGGGCGCGTTTGTCGCTGATGCATCTCGCGCGCAGCCTGCTGGCGGGCGGAGACCGCGAAGCCGCCAATACCGTTCTTGAAACCCTGTTGACGGCGTATCCGGATTCCGAGGAAGCGGCGGAAGCGCTGTGGCGGTTTGCCGAGGCGAGCCGGAGCCGCGAGGAAGAAGCTGCACGGTATTATTCGTGGTTGGCGGACCGTTTTCCGAAAGACGCACGCGCGGACGACGCCCTGCTTCTGGCAGGAAAGCTCTACAGCGATATCGGCAGGAACGCCGAGGCTATCGCGAGCTACGGGCGGCTTCTCGAAGGGTATCCCGGCAGCCGGTTTGCCGCTGATGCCGCTTATCTCCGCGGGGACTTGCGCGAGCGGGCCCGCGACAAAAAGGGCGCGGCCGCGGACTACGAACTGGCGGCCCAAGGCGACCTGGGCAACTTTTACGTGCATAGAGCGCTTGAGCGGTTGCATGAGATGGGCCACGACAATCCCGTGAAGGCGGGACCCTCCCTGCGCGTTTGCGGGCGCGATTCGTTCGTGCGGCCGTTCGCCCATGATGATAAGACCGCGCCCGGGAAGCCGGGTAGCGAAGACGCCGGGCTGGCACGCATCATGTTCTTTGGGTCACATGGACTTGAGGAGGGAGAGTGGGAAGCGGTGGTGCTTGCGAGCGCGGACCCCGAACCTCCGGAAGCGGTGTATGAGACAGTCGCCGCCGCCGGAATGCCCGGCATCGCGTTTTGGCTGATCGGGTTGCGCAAATCGGAGGCCGAACGGGACCTCTATGCTCCGCGCTGGCGGCGGGTCCAGTTTCCCTGCGCTTATTGGGAGGATGTGAACGCGCTCGCCGTCGAGACCGGCCTCGATCCCTTTCTCATTCTGGCGGTCGGACGTCAGGAGAGTTTTTTCCGGGCGAACGCCGTTTCCGGAGCGGGGGCAACAGGAGTCATGCAACTGATGCCCGGAACCGCGCAGTGGCTCGAAACGGTAGAACCGGCGGTTTCACGCGACCACGCCGAGCATTTGATGTATCCCGCCAATTCACTGCGGCTGGGCGCATATTACCTGGTGCGGATGCTCGAGCGCTCGAACGGCAATGTGATGTACGCGTTGGCCTCGTACAACGCCGGACCCGGAAACGTGTCCAAATGGCTCAAACAGCATCCGAACACGCCGCCGGAAGTGTTCTTGGAGGTTATCCCGTTCGTCGAAACTCGTCACTTTGTAAAAAGAGTTCTCGGCAATTACGGAGCGTATCATTCGCTGTATTCAGCCGGAAATAATGCGGAATTGCCTAAGTAG
- a CDS encoding PKD domain-containing protein, with protein MTLPLTKVRLVAALLLVAIIAPLADAQGVDFISDRRRAERGRVITFYDLSDVDSPVSWEWNFGDGEPLGPLPTADPVTHAYTNLGTYDVTLTVGGAGYFTQTKPDYIEVVNTPFVDFIYAIPEDIGDVLGIELPAVLPEGAYVFVDTSVGGYGKDPAVAWSWNFGDGTPLQGGPIVAHVFETEAQTAVFTVTLTVTWSDSTTMSFSRVLTITQPGTEEQRNAASFILRDTITGDETEESRHQQALLPLHDWMPVFSFEMISAKPPESKSLGGATPKGSLPDLTNDRVLSASRPLTFTISPDTDDNNGPVLVQSDILEFGFFKEKPIPAGGTHNLLEEDEQLVLRFLADGTVVDNVTGVPYDPREGPTYPAASPNARVAFVGGDRLGLRYRVWSEGGTLPGNVIDAYPQFRSELYDDDSGDSWILCVRTSATWVTMQELSFYVDDYLMVDGFGEAPVNDQGELVDDYDPAHEDLPFDSESTYLSQFRVEDATSGLFDTFRGSGDGNAWYWPHRMYTPIQEYVRPRWDVPGGAFDNAFDFVTGEWLDLRKLHALEGWIQMVAIDAHAGNPPATSDSRTGHGGWSDTGEFVAFKEINLIVSDVRGDPYDPQGVNRLNPIEEFDDFTYNALIEGGEIVTNLAVADDFSFNGLWVFADSNNNGIFDPPVPETDGQGVSFVDYPMLSNSYVLVADTESGGGEAKSGGKIRYRYTTGPKGDGKASGDFNFYPPEWEYIPFPPGGGSPWWKVRLVMGGGSREGPDLGFLEAIPDYPDPGTHDTRYDYFVVAKPDSGYFDLSNMPPDGVGMTLGRDYRVFIEPRRFNPLLLDSFAGGSGSWDGGMYFDAMQTPWGYRDDSPSVHYAYNIWQNEPLLLEHEPWWHERTSDRTTAKPVRVGFDVHCLALTYESNSKYATLTDMNYVWDPIYEGLVWQQWLDPFGLNDGRFYWGSWVYAVPDGVVTEGPADEDLLPFYQHSFESVPFYQPNFDAMPLGPRSLVYPNPPAQPERPSFDTWPRVVAPDEYPRLTDWPLANRRARILKQHIDSNSKPTALLGINIAGSNDPVVNRYNRLQLEQLTIAFWGPDFTPSDLLPLDLDGEDSESGVLLFEDSDSDSIFNSEFGSDAPVPLRNLLWRPEPEPVDLDGDGNADDIDGDGDVDSKDRAWVLRLRPKTAWSVPDTDEGGPRYTTPIHDTMLKSGEAVERQPVENMKDAGAARARSIRVQKSAKQDAAPAVLEEVEGDAHWAKRPVRVYKDEVKAQADAAAAEAKALPQAGSSGDDLFVVVQTSDTISRLEPFKVFIPATLPTRTVQDRQAGLQFSPSNVVSPQALAKIHPEEDPIEGWYYHEMMEANISCQVEDFTGSGQSIFQDGTPVPVLGIDASTNRPDQTKASGADGLGGPQSFVVAEAAWANGEFVNHYLVDSQYKSFKITGNTSNRLTLMAGEPADGQWRVVSNPTFLEQVIVELYDEGGDGEFTIQNDLLPLSIDQTVSGVAIYRDNDAHPGNTNGQFDAEIDIPLSLDYAPYQIGAVGEPSTQVLFVFSRPGTDNFPRPMAEQANNRQWIQDSIGTGADHPDAGADFFIVVRATERMDLDDDFRVAIVGWGPNTPTEPDPDTFPPPPAAQRGEFDIFSEFPWGARALGFVTVFNEADFPGSDMPTTGIPDNSGFNFIRFQSNKAVRTAIIKAAERVVGPTDVVISAVSTDRLPQIIPDNGLSFVIYGRGFGTSPSVTVAGISLVIDAAEDTEIAVTIPGGSLIEQDPIVLTVVNPITGKQSSRTDMFTLVSVPPDVNAPKISSLSPETGTSDDFPVAIFGENFDDPEVFFGQTFMPVASWTMTRIDVSFPGAGLGQTGTLDVTVRNKTTQLSTTKLDAFIYKNLPLTPRVCFIATAAYGTDSAEELAVLRRFRDEVLLRTTAGTAFVDMYYQVSPPVAAAVARHPMLAALVRGVLTPTAHAIASPWKTMGVLFLSAALGVYGVRRRAGRTPVREMR; from the coding sequence ATGACACTGCCACTTACGAAAGTCAGGCTGGTAGCCGCGCTGTTGCTTGTTGCGATAATCGCGCCGCTGGCCGATGCGCAGGGCGTAGATTTCATCTCGGACCGCCGGCGCGCGGAACGGGGCCGGGTCATAACGTTCTACGACCTGTCGGATGTCGATAGCCCTGTATCATGGGAATGGAATTTCGGGGACGGGGAGCCCCTGGGACCTCTGCCCACCGCCGACCCGGTGACCCATGCTTACACCAATCTCGGAACGTACGACGTGACCTTGACCGTAGGCGGCGCGGGCTATTTCACGCAAACCAAGCCGGACTACATCGAGGTGGTCAACACGCCGTTCGTGGATTTCATCTACGCGATCCCGGAAGACATCGGCGACGTGCTGGGCATTGAGTTGCCGGCGGTCCTTCCGGAAGGGGCCTACGTGTTCGTGGACACCAGCGTGGGCGGATATGGCAAGGACCCCGCCGTGGCCTGGAGCTGGAACTTTGGCGACGGCACGCCTCTCCAGGGCGGCCCGATTGTTGCGCACGTGTTCGAGACGGAGGCCCAGACCGCGGTCTTTACCGTTACGTTAACTGTCACATGGTCGGACAGCACGACAATGAGCTTTTCGCGCGTGCTCACCATCACGCAGCCGGGCACCGAGGAACAGCGCAACGCGGCGAGCTTCATTCTGCGCGATACGATTACCGGTGACGAAACGGAGGAGAGTCGCCACCAGCAGGCGCTGCTGCCGTTGCACGACTGGATGCCCGTGTTCAGTTTCGAGATGATCAGCGCCAAGCCGCCGGAAAGCAAGAGCCTCGGCGGCGCCACGCCCAAAGGATCGCTTCCCGACCTGACAAACGACCGCGTGCTGAGTGCCAGCAGACCGCTGACCTTCACCATCAGCCCGGACACGGATGATAACAACGGGCCGGTCTTGGTCCAGTCGGATATCCTTGAGTTCGGGTTCTTCAAGGAGAAACCGATCCCCGCGGGCGGCACGCACAATTTACTGGAAGAAGATGAACAGCTTGTGTTGCGCTTTTTGGCGGACGGAACGGTCGTAGACAACGTGACCGGCGTTCCATACGATCCCCGCGAAGGGCCGACCTACCCCGCCGCCAGCCCCAATGCGCGCGTCGCGTTCGTCGGCGGGGACCGCCTTGGTCTCAGATACCGGGTTTGGAGTGAGGGGGGCACTCTCCCGGGCAATGTCATCGACGCGTATCCGCAATTCCGCAGCGAACTGTATGACGATGATTCGGGCGACTCGTGGATACTTTGCGTGCGGACCAGCGCCACGTGGGTCACCATGCAGGAGTTGAGTTTTTACGTCGACGACTACCTGATGGTTGACGGGTTTGGCGAAGCTCCGGTTAACGACCAGGGGGAGTTGGTTGACGATTATGACCCGGCCCACGAGGACCTGCCGTTCGATTCCGAGTCGACGTACCTGTCGCAATTCAGAGTGGAAGACGCCACCAGCGGCCTTTTCGATACGTTCCGGGGTTCGGGGGACGGCAACGCCTGGTACTGGCCGCACCGGATGTATACGCCGATACAGGAGTACGTGCGCCCCCGATGGGACGTTCCCGGCGGCGCGTTCGATAACGCGTTTGATTTTGTGACCGGCGAATGGCTCGATTTGCGCAAACTTCATGCGCTCGAGGGCTGGATTCAGATGGTGGCGATCGACGCGCACGCGGGGAATCCGCCCGCCACGTCTGACAGCCGCACCGGTCACGGGGGCTGGTCGGATACCGGTGAGTTCGTGGCGTTCAAAGAGATCAACCTTATCGTGAGCGATGTCCGCGGCGATCCGTACGATCCGCAGGGCGTGAACCGGCTCAATCCCATCGAGGAATTCGACGATTTCACATACAACGCGCTGATCGAAGGAGGGGAGATTGTCACCAATCTGGCGGTGGCCGACGACTTCTCCTTCAACGGCCTGTGGGTCTTCGCCGATAGCAACAACAATGGCATCTTCGACCCGCCCGTGCCGGAAACGGATGGTCAAGGGGTCTCGTTCGTCGATTATCCCATGTTGTCCAATAGTTATGTGCTCGTCGCCGATACGGAATCAGGCGGCGGCGAGGCGAAGTCGGGCGGCAAGATCCGCTATCGGTACACCACGGGCCCCAAGGGCGATGGCAAAGCCAGCGGCGACTTCAACTTCTATCCGCCGGAGTGGGAGTACATCCCGTTCCCGCCGGGTGGCGGCTCGCCGTGGTGGAAAGTGCGCCTGGTTATGGGCGGCGGCTCGCGCGAGGGCCCGGACCTCGGGTTTCTCGAGGCGATACCCGATTATCCGGACCCCGGCACCCATGACACACGGTATGACTATTTCGTGGTGGCCAAGCCGGACAGCGGCTATTTTGACCTCTCCAATATGCCTCCCGACGGCGTCGGCATGACGTTGGGAAGAGACTATCGCGTGTTTATCGAGCCCCGGCGCTTCAATCCCTTGCTTCTCGATAGTTTTGCCGGCGGCAGCGGAAGCTGGGACGGCGGCATGTATTTTGACGCCATGCAGACGCCGTGGGGGTACCGTGATGATTCCCCGTCGGTGCATTACGCGTACAATATCTGGCAAAACGAGCCGCTTTTGCTCGAACACGAGCCATGGTGGCACGAGCGGACCTCGGACCGCACAACCGCGAAGCCTGTGCGCGTGGGATTCGATGTCCATTGCCTGGCACTGACGTATGAGAGCAACAGCAAGTATGCCACGCTCACGGACATGAACTATGTCTGGGATCCTATCTATGAGGGTCTTGTGTGGCAGCAGTGGCTGGATCCCTTTGGCCTGAACGATGGGCGGTTCTACTGGGGAAGCTGGGTATACGCAGTTCCGGACGGCGTGGTCACCGAAGGCCCCGCGGACGAGGACCTGCTGCCCTTCTACCAGCATTCGTTCGAGAGCGTACCGTTCTATCAGCCGAATTTCGATGCGATGCCGTTAGGACCCCGCTCGCTGGTGTACCCGAATCCTCCCGCGCAGCCCGAACGGCCCAGTTTCGATACGTGGCCGAGGGTGGTCGCACCGGATGAATACCCCAGACTTACGGATTGGCCGCTCGCCAACCGGCGCGCGCGGATTCTGAAACAGCATATCGACTCGAACAGCAAGCCGACGGCTTTGCTGGGCATCAATATCGCCGGTTCAAACGACCCGGTGGTCAACCGGTACAACCGGCTTCAGCTCGAGCAGCTCACCATCGCCTTCTGGGGCCCGGATTTCACGCCCAGCGATCTGCTGCCTCTTGACCTGGACGGCGAGGACAGCGAGTCCGGGGTGCTGCTTTTCGAGGACTCTGACAGCGATTCGATTTTCAACAGCGAATTTGGCAGTGACGCGCCGGTTCCGCTGCGGAATCTGCTGTGGCGGCCCGAACCCGAACCGGTCGACTTGGATGGCGACGGGAACGCCGACGATATCGACGGGGATGGCGATGTTGACAGCAAGGACCGCGCATGGGTATTGCGGTTGCGCCCGAAGACTGCATGGTCTGTGCCAGATACCGACGAGGGCGGTCCGCGGTACACGACGCCCATTCACGATACGATGTTGAAGAGCGGCGAAGCAGTCGAGAGACAGCCCGTCGAGAATATGAAGGACGCCGGAGCCGCGCGTGCGCGTTCCATACGTGTTCAGAAATCGGCGAAGCAAGACGCCGCGCCGGCTGTTTTGGAAGAAGTCGAAGGCGACGCGCATTGGGCCAAGCGGCCGGTGCGCGTTTACAAGGATGAAGTGAAAGCGCAAGCCGACGCCGCTGCCGCGGAAGCCAAAGCGTTGCCGCAGGCGGGCAGTTCGGGCGACGACCTGTTCGTGGTCGTGCAGACCTCGGATACGATAAGCCGTCTCGAGCCGTTCAAGGTATTCATTCCCGCAACGCTGCCGACCCGTACGGTCCAGGACCGGCAGGCGGGCCTTCAGTTCTCGCCGAGCAACGTGGTATCGCCGCAGGCCTTGGCAAAGATCCACCCGGAAGAGGACCCCATCGAAGGATGGTATTATCACGAGATGATGGAAGCCAACATTTCGTGCCAGGTGGAGGATTTCACGGGCTCGGGGCAGTCCATTTTCCAGGATGGAACTCCTGTGCCGGTGCTGGGCATCGACGCATCCACCAACCGTCCTGACCAGACCAAAGCGTCCGGAGCGGACGGGCTCGGCGGCCCACAGTCCTTTGTCGTAGCCGAGGCCGCCTGGGCGAACGGCGAGTTCGTCAATCACTATCTCGTGGATTCGCAGTACAAGAGTTTCAAGATTACGGGCAACACCAGCAACCGCTTGACGCTGATGGCGGGTGAACCGGCAGACGGGCAATGGCGGGTGGTGAGCAATCCCACGTTCCTCGAACAGGTGATCGTCGAGTTGTACGACGAGGGGGGCGACGGTGAGTTCACGATTCAGAACGACTTGTTGCCGCTGAGCATCGACCAGACCGTGAGCGGTGTGGCTATCTACCGCGATAACGACGCGCATCCGGGCAATACGAACGGCCAGTTTGACGCGGAAATCGATATTCCGCTGTCGCTGGACTATGCGCCGTACCAGATTGGCGCGGTGGGCGAGCCGTCGACGCAAGTGCTGTTCGTGTTCTCGAGACCGGGAACCGACAACTTCCCGCGCCCGATGGCGGAGCAAGCCAATAACCGCCAATGGATTCAGGATTCGATCGGCACGGGCGCCGACCATCCCGATGCCGGGGCGGACTTCTTCATCGTGGTGCGTGCGACCGAGCGCATGGATTTGGATGACGATTTCCGCGTCGCCATTGTGGGATGGGGTCCCAACACGCCCACCGAGCCGGACCCGGATACGTTCCCGCCGCCGCCGGCGGCCCAACGCGGCGAATTCGACATCTTCAGCGAATTCCCGTGGGGCGCGCGGGCGTTGGGCTTTGTCACGGTGTTCAATGAGGCGGATTTCCCGGGCTCGGACATGCCCACGACGGGGATCCCGGACAATAGCGGGTTCAACTTCATCCGGTTCCAGTCTAACAAAGCCGTGCGTACGGCTATCATCAAGGCTGCCGAGCGCGTGGTTGGACCTACGGACGTGGTGATCAGCGCGGTTTCTACCGACCGGTTGCCGCAGATCATACCGGATAACGGTCTGTCGTTCGTGATTTACGGGCGCGGGTTTGGCACGTCGCCTTCCGTGACGGTGGCGGGCATTTCGCTGGTGATAGATGCCGCCGAGGATACGGAAATCGCCGTGACGATTCCGGGCGGGTCACTCATTGAGCAGGATCCCATCGTGCTGACGGTGGTGAATCCGATCACCGGAAAGCAGAGCAGCCGCACGGACATGTTTACGCTGGTTTCCGTCCCGCCGGACGTGAACGCGCCGAAGATTTCATCGTTATCGCCGGAGACCGGTACGAGCGACGATTTCCCCGTTGCGATCTTCGGGGAGAATTTCGATGATCCGGAGGTCTTTTTCGGGCAGACCTTCATGCCGGTGGCCTCGTGGACGATGACCCGGATTGACGTTTCCTTCCCGGGCGCGGGATTGGGCCAGACGGGTACCCTTGACGTGACCGTGCGCAACAAGACGACGCAACTGTCAACGACGAAGCTGGACGCCTTTATATACAAGAACCTGCCCCTTACGCCGAGGGTGTGCTTTATTGCCACGGCGGCGTACGGCACGGATTCGGCTGAAGAACTGGCCGTGCTGCGCCGGTTCCGCGACGAGGTGTTGTTGCGGACCACGGCGGGGACAGCGTTTGTGGACATGTATTATCAGGTCAGCCCGCCCGTTGCGGCAGCGGTGGCGCGGCATCCCATGCTTGCGGCTCTGGTGCGTGGGGTGTTGACGCCGACGGCCCACGCCATTGCGTCGCCGTGGAAGACGATGGGTGTGCTGTTCCTGTCTGCTGCGTTGGGCGTGTATGGGGTTCGCCGCCGTGCGGGAAGGACGCCGGTGCGCGAAATGCGGTAA
- a CDS encoding type II secretion system protein N translates to MLRGLLVRKIFVLLDLALVLLLLLVAYQAFSAIFQPQRAIETAVAPGSVPQLEVAKVGKGADYGVITENGLFGPASREKSLEPAAGETVSEPTTTVTKLPLKLLGTAATSSKDPLASAGIKNTQTNVEDTFYLGEPVLSDVILEEVHKREVVLLNKKENQREILSMDEKEETGAAPAAGVAGARTASGSFEEGSPVVVNRKEIMEVASDMTRLVTELKPQMKTGTDGKVRGITSPVLGKVPLAQKVGLADNDVITSINGISIDSQEKIVEIAEKFRDLSVFHLKVERNGKTITRTIKLE, encoded by the coding sequence ATGCTCCGAGGATTATTAGTTCGTAAAATCTTCGTCTTACTGGACTTGGCGCTCGTGCTGCTGCTCTTGTTGGTGGCCTATCAAGCGTTTTCCGCCATTTTCCAGCCGCAGCGCGCCATTGAAACCGCTGTAGCGCCCGGGTCGGTTCCACAACTCGAAGTGGCGAAGGTGGGCAAGGGCGCGGACTACGGTGTGATCACGGAAAACGGTCTCTTCGGACCCGCCTCGAGGGAAAAATCTTTGGAGCCAGCAGCCGGGGAAACGGTTTCCGAGCCTACTACGACGGTTACGAAGCTCCCCCTGAAATTGTTGGGTACAGCCGCCACCTCCTCGAAAGACCCTCTAGCGAGCGCCGGCATAAAGAATACCCAAACCAATGTCGAGGATACCTTCTACCTCGGCGAGCCGGTGCTCTCAGATGTGATCCTCGAAGAGGTGCATAAGCGTGAGGTCGTCCTGCTCAACAAGAAGGAAAACCAGCGCGAGATCCTCTCGATGGACGAAAAGGAAGAGACGGGCGCGGCGCCCGCGGCGGGAGTTGCGGGCGCGCGCACGGCGTCCGGGTCGTTCGAGGAAGGCAGTCCTGTCGTCGTAAACCGTAAAGAGATCATGGAAGTGGCGAGCGACATGACCCGCCTCGTGACCGAGTTGAAGCCGCAGATGAAGACGGGTACCGACGGCAAGGTGAGGGGTATCACCTCGCCGGTCTTGGGAAAGGTGCCGCTGGCCCAGAAAGTCGGCCTTGCGGACAACGATGTGATTACCTCGATAAATGGCATCTCGATCGACAGCCAGGAGAAGATCGTTGAGATCGCCGAGAAATTTCGGGACCTGAGTGTTTTTCACTTGAAAGTGGAGCGCAACGGGAAAACCATCACGCGTACCATAAAACTGGAATGA